One segment of Apus apus isolate bApuApu2 chromosome 1, bApuApu2.pri.cur, whole genome shotgun sequence DNA contains the following:
- the MRTFA gene encoding myocardin-related transcription factor A isoform X2, with amino-acid sequence MPPLKSPAAFHEQRRSLERARTEDYLKRKIRSRPERSELVRMHILEETSAEPSLQAKQLKLKRARLADDLNEKIAQRPGPMELVEKNILPVESSLKEAIIVGQVNYPKVADNSSFDEDSSDALSPEQPASHESQGSVPSPMDSRICEPLPSTTGTSLAQGTSQLQISADSSETLFLPEQPPPPLPPPPLLPPSLTNGATLTAAKPPPTLIKQSQPKSASEKSQRSKKAKELKPKVKKLKYHQYIPPHLKQDKGAPPMDSSYAKILQQQQLFLQLQILNQQQQQHYNYQTILPAPPKPPGEQQSGASAPAVRSLSATVSSTSSVSSGSSGLMRQNSNAAVGKPGPLPANLDEMKVAELKQELKLRALPVSGTKTGLIERLRAYEEQNGAASQTTPTPKPSTAARLSTGPALVTTGIAPAEVVVATVTSGAVVKFGSTGSTPPVSPTPSDRSQISTGDENSATGDTFGEMVTSPLTQLTLQASPVQFLVKEESCKSVSCSVNAPRSERCSTGNSRDAEVRDKDQMLQEKDKQIEELTRMLKQKQQLVEMLRLQLEQEKRSQQSLPAPAAAGEGAALASTPAAFGTQVKSENGFLSCQSAKQSSGQTDQFSPAPTASQMDTSNPSPVPKKAVMVKQEVPAAEAEPPCQSHSPRLFLGQQGSALSDLIKGTPPPTLITDSTGTHIVLTVTKQSAERQGLSPHGKAGSSCPALQRVQSSPAKTSGQPPCQLPASTPQQPTQQQKQQQQPLQQQQQPGGLNPSVIKPSSQPGSPAAPSPSQMDLEKQQHTPLFGTTPPPLPVPSVPMKEPPGYEEAMKQQPKAQENGCASQQMDDLFDILIESGEISADFKDESSPAGKEPPAAPACPSPPSSHPSSELVVPVSLGQPVPVGRLEDFLESSTGLPLLTAGHDGPEPLSLIDDLHSEMLSSSAILDHPPSPMDTSELHFAHEPSGGIALDLAEANLDSMDWLELPGGPVMSLAPLSTAAPSLFSTDFLDGHDLQLHWDSCL; translated from the exons CTCTGAAAAGTCCAGCTGCATTTCATGAACAAAGAAGGAGTTTGGAGCGGGCCAGG ACAGAGGACTATCTGAAACGAAAAATCCGGTCCCGGCCAGAGAGATCAGAGCTGGTCAGGATGCACATTCTGGAAG AGACCTCAGCTGAACCCTCCTTGCAGGCTAAGCAGCTGAAGCTAAagagagccaggctggcagaTGACCTCAATGAGAAGATAGCACAGAGGCCAGGTCCTatggagctggtggagaagaACATCTTGCCTGTAGAATCAAGCCTGAAGGAAGCTATTATAG TTGGACAGGTGAACTACCCAAAGGTTGCAGACAATTCCTCCTTTGATGAGGACAGCAGTGATGCCCTCTCCCCAGAACAGCCAGCCAGCCATGAGTCCCAGGGGTCTGTCCCATCACCAATGGACTCCCGGATTTGTGAGCCTCTCCCTAGCACCACTGGCACATCACTAGCTCAG GGTACATCCCAATTGCAGATTAGCGCAGACTCCAGTGAAACACTTTTCCTACCTGAACAGCCACCTCCACCTCTGCCACCTCCACCTCTTCTGCCTCCTAGTCTTACCAATGGAGCGACTCTTACTGCTGCCAAGCCCCCACCAACACTCATTAAG caaaGCCAGCCCAAGTCTGCTAGTGAGAAGTCCCAGCGCAGTAAAAAAGCCAAGGAGTTGAAGCCGAAAGTCAAGAAGCTTAAATATCATCAGTATATTCCCCCGCACCTAAAGCAGGACAAGGGAGCTCCTCCCATGGATTCCTCCTATGCCAAaattctccagcagcagcagctctttctcCAGCTTCAGATCCtcaaccagcagcagcagcagcactacAACTATCAGACCATCCTGCCAGCTCCACCAAA gcctccaggagagcagcagagtgGTGCCAGTGCCCCTGCTGTACGCAGTCTCTCTGCCACAGTCAGCAGCACATCTTCTGTGTCCTCTGGTTCCAGCGGGCTGATGCGACAAAACAGCAACGCTGCTGTGGGCAAGCCTGGCCCTCTCCCTGCCAACCTAGATGAGATGAAG GTAGCAGAGCTGAAGCAAGAGCTGAAGTTGAGGGCCTTGCCTGTCTCGGGTACAAAGACAGGTCTGATTGAGCGTCTGAGAGCCTATGAAGAGCAGAACGGTGCAGCCAGCCAAACAACCCCCACTCCCAAGCCCAGCACGGCTGCCAGGCTGAGCACGGGGCCAGCCCTGGTCACCACTGGCATTGCACCAGCAGAAGTCGTTGTGGCCACAGTCACCAGTGGCGCTGTGGTGAAGTTTGGCAGCACAGGCTCGACTCCTCCTGTTTCTCCAACTCCTTCTGATCGCTCACAAATAAGCACAGGGGATGAGAACTCGGCCACCGGAGACACCTTTGGAGAGATGGTGACTTCACCCCTGACCCAGCTCACCTTGCAGGCATCTCCAGTGCAGTTCCTGGTGAAGGAAGAAAGCTGCAAGTCCGTCTCCTGCAGCGTAAATGCACCCAGGTCAGAGCGGTGCAGCACTGGTAACAGCAGGGATGCAGAAGTTAGGGACAAAGACCagatgctgcaggagaaggacaAGCAGATCGAAGAACTCACCCGCAtgctgaagcagaagcagcagctggttgAGATGCTTAGGCTACAGCTAGAGCAGGAGAAGCGCTCTCAGCAGTCACTACCAGCCCCGGCGGCTGCGGGAGAAGGAGCAGCCCTTGCCTCCACCCCGGCAGCATTTGGCACCCAAGTCAAGAGTGAAAACGGTTTCCTGAGTTGCCAGTCTGCAAAGCAATCCAGTGGCCAAACAGACCAGTTCAGCCCTGCCCCAACCGCTAGCCAAATGGACACTTCGAATCCAAGCCCAGTGCCAAAGAAAGCTGTGATGGTGAAGCAGGAGGTGCCAGCTGCGGAAGCAGAGCCGCCGTGCCAGTCCCACAGCCCGCGGCTTTTCCTTGGCCAGCAAGGAAGCGCCCTGAGCGACCTCATCAAGGGcacccctccccccaccctcatCACCGACTCCACAGGGACCCACATCGTCCTCACCGTGACCAAGCAGAGCGCCGAGAGGCAGGGCCTCTCACCCCATGGGAAGGCAGGGAGTAGCTGCCCAGCCTTGCAG agagtACAATCATCACCCGCTAAAACTTCCGGCCAACCACCATGTCAGCTACCTGCAAGCACCCCTCAGCAGCCCAcgcagcagcagaagcagcagcagcagcccctgcagcagcagcagcagcctggagggCTAAACCCATCTGTCATAAAG CCCTCATCAcagcctggctctcctgctgccccttccccatcccagatggacctggagaagcagcagcacacgCCGCTTTTTGGAACTACtccacctcctctccctgttCCCTCGGTCCCAATGAAAGAGCCACCAGGCTATGAAGAGGCCATGAAGCAACAGCCAAAGGCTCAG GAGAATGGCTGTGCCAGCCAGCAGATGGACGACCTGTTTGACATTCTGATCGAAAGTGGAG AGATTTCTGCTGACTTCAAGGACGAGTCATCCCCGGCTGGGAAAGAaccacctgcagccccagcctgcccctCACCGCCCAGCAGCCACCCTTCCTCAGAGCTGGTGGTGCCGGTGTCCTTGGGGCAGCCGGTGCCTGTGGGCCGGCTGGAGGActtcctggagagcagcaccGGCCTCCCGCTGCTGACGGCCGGCCACGACGGGCCAGAGCCCCTGTCCCTGATTGATGACCTCCACAGTGAGATGCTGAGCAGCTCAGCCATCCTGGACCACCCGCCTTCACCTATGGACACCTCGGAATTGCACTTTGCTCACGAGCCATCTGGGGGCATAGCCCTGGATCTGGCTGAGGCTAACTTGGACAGCATGGactggctggagctgccagggggGCCCGTGATGAGCCTGGCTCCCCTTAGCACCGCAGCTCCCAGCCTCTTTTCCACAGACTTCCTTGATGGACACGatctgcagctgcactgggaTTCTTGCTTGTAA
- the MRTFA gene encoding myocardin-related transcription factor A isoform X1 yields MLDKAKTLQPAYVGIVPLAETVSKQGKSCSSTYQDSYHSLREVLQLKLQQRRTREELVSQGIMPPLKSPAAFHEQRRSLERARTEDYLKRKIRSRPERSELVRMHILEETSAEPSLQAKQLKLKRARLADDLNEKIAQRPGPMELVEKNILPVESSLKEAIIVGQVNYPKVADNSSFDEDSSDALSPEQPASHESQGSVPSPMDSRICEPLPSTTGTSLAQGTSQLQISADSSETLFLPEQPPPPLPPPPLLPPSLTNGATLTAAKPPPTLIKQSQPKSASEKSQRSKKAKELKPKVKKLKYHQYIPPHLKQDKGAPPMDSSYAKILQQQQLFLQLQILNQQQQQHYNYQTILPAPPKPPGEQQSGASAPAVRSLSATVSSTSSVSSGSSGLMRQNSNAAVGKPGPLPANLDEMKVAELKQELKLRALPVSGTKTGLIERLRAYEEQNGAASQTTPTPKPSTAARLSTGPALVTTGIAPAEVVVATVTSGAVVKFGSTGSTPPVSPTPSDRSQISTGDENSATGDTFGEMVTSPLTQLTLQASPVQFLVKEESCKSVSCSVNAPRSERCSTGNSRDAEVRDKDQMLQEKDKQIEELTRMLKQKQQLVEMLRLQLEQEKRSQQSLPAPAAAGEGAALASTPAAFGTQVKSENGFLSCQSAKQSSGQTDQFSPAPTASQMDTSNPSPVPKKAVMVKQEVPAAEAEPPCQSHSPRLFLGQQGSALSDLIKGTPPPTLITDSTGTHIVLTVTKQSAERQGLSPHGKAGSSCPALQRVQSSPAKTSGQPPCQLPASTPQQPTQQQKQQQQPLQQQQQPGGLNPSVIKPSSQPGSPAAPSPSQMDLEKQQHTPLFGTTPPPLPVPSVPMKEPPGYEEAMKQQPKAQENGCASQQMDDLFDILIESGEISADFKDESSPAGKEPPAAPACPSPPSSHPSSELVVPVSLGQPVPVGRLEDFLESSTGLPLLTAGHDGPEPLSLIDDLHSEMLSSSAILDHPPSPMDTSELHFAHEPSGGIALDLAEANLDSMDWLELPGGPVMSLAPLSTAAPSLFSTDFLDGHDLQLHWDSCL; encoded by the exons CTCTGAAAAGTCCAGCTGCATTTCATGAACAAAGAAGGAGTTTGGAGCGGGCCAGG ACAGAGGACTATCTGAAACGAAAAATCCGGTCCCGGCCAGAGAGATCAGAGCTGGTCAGGATGCACATTCTGGAAG AGACCTCAGCTGAACCCTCCTTGCAGGCTAAGCAGCTGAAGCTAAagagagccaggctggcagaTGACCTCAATGAGAAGATAGCACAGAGGCCAGGTCCTatggagctggtggagaagaACATCTTGCCTGTAGAATCAAGCCTGAAGGAAGCTATTATAG TTGGACAGGTGAACTACCCAAAGGTTGCAGACAATTCCTCCTTTGATGAGGACAGCAGTGATGCCCTCTCCCCAGAACAGCCAGCCAGCCATGAGTCCCAGGGGTCTGTCCCATCACCAATGGACTCCCGGATTTGTGAGCCTCTCCCTAGCACCACTGGCACATCACTAGCTCAG GGTACATCCCAATTGCAGATTAGCGCAGACTCCAGTGAAACACTTTTCCTACCTGAACAGCCACCTCCACCTCTGCCACCTCCACCTCTTCTGCCTCCTAGTCTTACCAATGGAGCGACTCTTACTGCTGCCAAGCCCCCACCAACACTCATTAAG caaaGCCAGCCCAAGTCTGCTAGTGAGAAGTCCCAGCGCAGTAAAAAAGCCAAGGAGTTGAAGCCGAAAGTCAAGAAGCTTAAATATCATCAGTATATTCCCCCGCACCTAAAGCAGGACAAGGGAGCTCCTCCCATGGATTCCTCCTATGCCAAaattctccagcagcagcagctctttctcCAGCTTCAGATCCtcaaccagcagcagcagcagcactacAACTATCAGACCATCCTGCCAGCTCCACCAAA gcctccaggagagcagcagagtgGTGCCAGTGCCCCTGCTGTACGCAGTCTCTCTGCCACAGTCAGCAGCACATCTTCTGTGTCCTCTGGTTCCAGCGGGCTGATGCGACAAAACAGCAACGCTGCTGTGGGCAAGCCTGGCCCTCTCCCTGCCAACCTAGATGAGATGAAG GTAGCAGAGCTGAAGCAAGAGCTGAAGTTGAGGGCCTTGCCTGTCTCGGGTACAAAGACAGGTCTGATTGAGCGTCTGAGAGCCTATGAAGAGCAGAACGGTGCAGCCAGCCAAACAACCCCCACTCCCAAGCCCAGCACGGCTGCCAGGCTGAGCACGGGGCCAGCCCTGGTCACCACTGGCATTGCACCAGCAGAAGTCGTTGTGGCCACAGTCACCAGTGGCGCTGTGGTGAAGTTTGGCAGCACAGGCTCGACTCCTCCTGTTTCTCCAACTCCTTCTGATCGCTCACAAATAAGCACAGGGGATGAGAACTCGGCCACCGGAGACACCTTTGGAGAGATGGTGACTTCACCCCTGACCCAGCTCACCTTGCAGGCATCTCCAGTGCAGTTCCTGGTGAAGGAAGAAAGCTGCAAGTCCGTCTCCTGCAGCGTAAATGCACCCAGGTCAGAGCGGTGCAGCACTGGTAACAGCAGGGATGCAGAAGTTAGGGACAAAGACCagatgctgcaggagaaggacaAGCAGATCGAAGAACTCACCCGCAtgctgaagcagaagcagcagctggttgAGATGCTTAGGCTACAGCTAGAGCAGGAGAAGCGCTCTCAGCAGTCACTACCAGCCCCGGCGGCTGCGGGAGAAGGAGCAGCCCTTGCCTCCACCCCGGCAGCATTTGGCACCCAAGTCAAGAGTGAAAACGGTTTCCTGAGTTGCCAGTCTGCAAAGCAATCCAGTGGCCAAACAGACCAGTTCAGCCCTGCCCCAACCGCTAGCCAAATGGACACTTCGAATCCAAGCCCAGTGCCAAAGAAAGCTGTGATGGTGAAGCAGGAGGTGCCAGCTGCGGAAGCAGAGCCGCCGTGCCAGTCCCACAGCCCGCGGCTTTTCCTTGGCCAGCAAGGAAGCGCCCTGAGCGACCTCATCAAGGGcacccctccccccaccctcatCACCGACTCCACAGGGACCCACATCGTCCTCACCGTGACCAAGCAGAGCGCCGAGAGGCAGGGCCTCTCACCCCATGGGAAGGCAGGGAGTAGCTGCCCAGCCTTGCAG agagtACAATCATCACCCGCTAAAACTTCCGGCCAACCACCATGTCAGCTACCTGCAAGCACCCCTCAGCAGCCCAcgcagcagcagaagcagcagcagcagcccctgcagcagcagcagcagcctggagggCTAAACCCATCTGTCATAAAG CCCTCATCAcagcctggctctcctgctgccccttccccatcccagatggacctggagaagcagcagcacacgCCGCTTTTTGGAACTACtccacctcctctccctgttCCCTCGGTCCCAATGAAAGAGCCACCAGGCTATGAAGAGGCCATGAAGCAACAGCCAAAGGCTCAG GAGAATGGCTGTGCCAGCCAGCAGATGGACGACCTGTTTGACATTCTGATCGAAAGTGGAG AGATTTCTGCTGACTTCAAGGACGAGTCATCCCCGGCTGGGAAAGAaccacctgcagccccagcctgcccctCACCGCCCAGCAGCCACCCTTCCTCAGAGCTGGTGGTGCCGGTGTCCTTGGGGCAGCCGGTGCCTGTGGGCCGGCTGGAGGActtcctggagagcagcaccGGCCTCCCGCTGCTGACGGCCGGCCACGACGGGCCAGAGCCCCTGTCCCTGATTGATGACCTCCACAGTGAGATGCTGAGCAGCTCAGCCATCCTGGACCACCCGCCTTCACCTATGGACACCTCGGAATTGCACTTTGCTCACGAGCCATCTGGGGGCATAGCCCTGGATCTGGCTGAGGCTAACTTGGACAGCATGGactggctggagctgccagggggGCCCGTGATGAGCCTGGCTCCCCTTAGCACCGCAGCTCCCAGCCTCTTTTCCACAGACTTCCTTGATGGACACGatctgcagctgcactgggaTTCTTGCTTGTAA